One window of Legionella pneumophila subsp. pneumophila str. Philadelphia 1 genomic DNA carries:
- a CDS encoding GNAT family N-acetyltransferase, with protein sequence MSNVSIRKATPLDAEAIASVHVHSWKKAYQQFIPEIVLNSLSIAERTQLWNELLNNGVTVLVLEIDNQIIGFASICTFRDDIEDNSKGEISAVYIHPNFWHQGFGKKLSLAALKNLKELGYSEALLWVLSDNSQARSFYEGIGFELNDKSKLAEFYDGGALLKEVLYKKKL encoded by the coding sequence ATGTCTAATGTATCTATTAGAAAGGCTACTCCCTTGGATGCAGAGGCGATTGCATCAGTACATGTTCATTCTTGGAAAAAAGCTTACCAACAATTTATTCCAGAAATAGTACTCAATAGTTTATCAATTGCTGAGCGCACCCAACTATGGAATGAACTACTAAATAATGGCGTAACAGTACTTGTATTGGAAATTGATAATCAAATAATTGGGTTTGCGAGTATTTGTACATTTCGTGATGACATAGAGGATAACTCTAAAGGGGAAATTAGCGCTGTTTATATACACCCCAATTTTTGGCATCAGGGATTTGGTAAGAAATTGTCTCTCGCTGCGTTAAAAAACCTGAAAGAACTAGGCTATTCTGAAGCCTTACTTTGGGTTTTATCAGATAATAGTCAAGCGCGTAGCTTTTACGAGGGTATAGGCTTTGAATTAAATGATAAATCAAAACTTGCGGAGTTTTACGATGGCGGAGCGTTATTAAAGGAAGTGCTGTATAAAAAGAAATTATAA
- a CDS encoding sensor domain-containing diguanylate cyclase, producing MLTNIERAKLQLIDETNDMVIITKAEPLDAPNGPEVVWVNKAFENISKYKANEIIGQTPRILQGKETNQNTLKMIKEALKAQTNINVDLLNYTKDGTPYWISFSIVYLRDGQGNLCYLGAIEKDITALKNLNFKLSEKAKTDPLTNVYNQENFFIAGNEAIKNFHQNQEAVGLLFFDVDDFKGINDTQGHIYGDMILKKVAQESLKLVRKTDNVFRYGGDEFAIIFSGIDVKILERKAQQLQKKLAKSHISVSIGGTISIQSDKSINTLLARADEALYYVKANKKGLFFIAE from the coding sequence ATGCTTACAAACATTGAAAGAGCAAAACTTCAATTAATTGATGAAACCAACGATATGGTCATTATAACCAAAGCAGAACCACTTGATGCACCTAATGGTCCGGAAGTGGTTTGGGTGAATAAAGCCTTTGAAAACATTTCAAAATATAAAGCCAATGAAATTATTGGCCAAACACCACGTATCCTTCAAGGTAAAGAAACCAATCAAAACACATTAAAAATGATAAAAGAAGCACTTAAAGCTCAAACGAATATCAATGTGGATTTATTAAACTATACTAAGGATGGAACACCTTATTGGATTAGTTTTTCAATAGTTTATTTAAGAGACGGGCAGGGTAATTTATGTTATTTAGGCGCAATAGAAAAAGACATCACCGCACTCAAGAATTTAAATTTTAAATTATCTGAAAAAGCAAAGACTGATCCGCTTACCAATGTTTACAATCAGGAAAATTTCTTCATCGCAGGGAATGAAGCTATTAAAAACTTTCATCAAAACCAGGAAGCAGTTGGATTATTATTTTTCGATGTGGATGATTTTAAAGGAATAAACGATACGCAAGGACATATCTATGGCGATATGATATTAAAAAAAGTTGCCCAGGAATCTTTAAAGCTTGTCCGTAAAACGGATAACGTATTTCGATATGGCGGCGATGAGTTTGCTATTATTTTTTCAGGCATTGATGTGAAAATCCTGGAAAGAAAAGCACAACAACTACAAAAAAAATTGGCAAAATCTCACATCTCTGTGAGCATTGGAGGGACTATTTCAATCCAAAGTGACAAATCGATAAACACCCTCTTGGCGAGAGCGGATGAAGCACTCTATTACGTCAAAGCCAACAAAAAAGGGTTATTTTTCATCGCAGAATAA
- a CDS encoding EAL domain-containing protein: MPCEKCDSAATYHLSGTYQLLILPPRGHCYSKLLKHLTENNFDINKRDSGIIELLFTAERAQDIGHALERCYSQAELEDSKAVLLPIDIADRNVERVLNHTHSLKKIVGLCLSQWLVGLIENQGLSTFCQPILHNTTLKPYGFECLLRGKQDNNILPSSDLFGAAKSSDMLFLLDKKARICHIENMSKIDIADKKIFINFNPTAIYDPLFCLTTTNQSLKKTSIKPAQIVFEVTESDEVKDKKHLLKIIDYYRNQGYCVALDDLGSGYSSLNLLTELQPDYVKLDQELISQIHTNEFKQIILEKICEMATKLKIKIICEGIETEDELQIIKNYAIDFYQGFLFEKPMPYEKIPDYIKASA, from the coding sequence ATGCCTTGCGAAAAATGCGATTCAGCGGCAACCTACCATTTATCGGGAACCTACCAGTTACTCATTTTACCCCCACGAGGTCATTGCTATTCAAAATTATTAAAGCATTTAACCGAAAATAATTTTGATATCAATAAAAGAGACAGCGGAATTATCGAATTATTATTTACTGCTGAGAGAGCACAAGACATAGGTCATGCACTGGAGCGATGTTATTCACAAGCGGAACTTGAGGACAGCAAAGCAGTTTTGTTGCCAATTGATATCGCGGACAGAAACGTAGAGAGAGTACTCAATCATACGCATTCATTAAAAAAAATTGTGGGGTTGTGTTTGTCTCAATGGCTGGTTGGACTCATTGAAAATCAGGGGCTATCAACCTTCTGCCAGCCTATTTTGCATAATACCACACTCAAACCCTATGGTTTTGAGTGCCTTCTCAGGGGAAAGCAAGATAATAATATACTGCCTTCCTCTGATTTATTTGGAGCAGCAAAATCGAGCGACATGCTTTTTTTGTTAGATAAAAAAGCACGTATATGCCACATTGAAAATATGAGCAAAATTGACATCGCTGACAAAAAAATCTTCATTAATTTTAACCCAACAGCCATTTACGATCCCCTTTTTTGCTTGACAACAACGAACCAATCCTTAAAAAAAACATCCATTAAACCTGCACAAATTGTATTTGAAGTCACTGAAAGTGATGAAGTAAAAGATAAAAAACACTTGTTAAAAATAATAGATTATTACAGAAATCAAGGTTACTGTGTCGCCCTTGACGATTTGGGCTCTGGTTACAGCTCTTTGAATTTGCTTACTGAGTTACAACCTGATTACGTTAAACTTGATCAAGAATTGATTAGCCAGATTCATACAAATGAATTCAAACAAATCATATTGGAAAAAATATGTGAGATGGCTACTAAACTAAAGATAAAAATAATCTGCGAAGGCATAGAAACAGAAGACGAGTTACAGATTATAAAAAATTATGCCATCGATTTTTATCAAGGTTTTTTGTTTGAGAAACCTATGCCTTACGAAAAAATACCCGACTATATCAAAGCAAGCGCATAA
- the map gene encoding type I methionyl aminopeptidase → MLVKTPEEIKKMRVAGQLAASVLEMIEPYVIAGTSTKELEQICRQYIVEDLKAIPSTLNHYGFPACICTSINHVVCHGIPSEKKLKNGDIINIDVTVQKDGYIGDTSKMFLVGNIKPFAKKLVEVTQECLYKAISIVRPGAHLGDIGNIIQTHAEQHGYSIVREFGGHGIGKSMWEDPHIMHFGKPNTGLRLQAGMTFTIEPMLNLGRKEVKTLGDGWTVVTKDHKLSAQWEHTILVTDNGHEILTLRADEHL, encoded by the coding sequence ATGTTAGTGAAGACGCCTGAAGAAATAAAAAAAATGCGCGTTGCTGGGCAGTTGGCCGCATCTGTACTTGAAATGATAGAGCCTTATGTCATTGCAGGTACCAGTACAAAGGAGCTTGAACAAATTTGTCGTCAGTATATTGTCGAGGATTTGAAAGCGATTCCCTCGACGTTAAACCACTATGGGTTTCCCGCATGCATTTGCACTTCGATAAATCACGTGGTATGCCATGGCATCCCCTCAGAGAAAAAACTTAAAAATGGCGACATCATTAATATTGATGTGACTGTGCAAAAGGACGGTTATATTGGGGATACCAGCAAAATGTTTCTCGTCGGCAACATCAAGCCATTTGCTAAAAAGTTAGTGGAAGTTACCCAGGAATGCCTATACAAAGCTATTTCAATAGTTCGCCCAGGGGCTCATCTTGGAGACATCGGAAACATAATCCAGACACATGCAGAACAACATGGATATTCAATAGTACGAGAGTTTGGTGGGCATGGAATTGGTAAATCCATGTGGGAAGATCCTCACATTATGCACTTCGGTAAACCAAATACCGGATTACGATTACAAGCAGGAATGACTTTCACTATTGAGCCAATGCTCAATTTGGGCCGTAAAGAAGTCAAGACTTTAGGGGATGGTTGGACTGTTGTCACAAAAGACCATAAATTATCTGCACAATGGGAGCATACCATTTTAGTGACCGATAATGGACATGAAATACTGACCTTAAGAGCAGACGAGCACCTATAG
- a CDS encoding ParD-like family protein: MGIVKISDELHEATKLMARAMSRSINSQAEYWIRIGKLAEENPSITYTDILKILVHQASLGEIYDVSEDA; this comes from the coding sequence ATGGGCATAGTAAAAATTTCGGACGAATTGCATGAAGCAACCAAACTGATGGCAAGAGCCATGAGTCGGTCAATCAATTCACAAGCAGAATATTGGATTAGAATAGGGAAATTGGCAGAAGAAAATCCCTCCATTACCTATACTGACATTCTTAAAATTTTAGTCCATCAAGCTTCACTAGGTGAAATATACGATGTTAGTGAAGACGCCTGA
- the ravD gene encoding Dot/Icm T4SS effector deubiquitinase RavD: MNLKKEVFLNQNCAEMMIKKAARLILGSDLDFEYTRDVQDIQIDLGPAFMFSPDEEKTLWVSGKNQETLERDLATLNKSSAYFFRTGTQGGAGHWQVLYYEAAKSGWVSYSSQSNHFQVTDSNGKLTASGKGLLVPHANWGKENGNYAFLLVNASAQNIIHAANFVYIFRTQNEDAAIQYCALNQALHPEIKRITITKVQTQTRLTPEIHCPRGDLSYANLKNVYSKHLALLHVINRLEAGSKSYNPYWMGSQEKLNKIFEALGHCYQKGLDVDNELNNSNSKLSKAINMRRLPSLFSFWCEKNESFVESRKIIEEHRICRLNNL, from the coding sequence ATGAACTTAAAAAAAGAAGTGTTCTTAAACCAAAATTGTGCAGAAATGATGATAAAGAAAGCTGCTCGGTTGATTTTAGGCAGTGATCTTGATTTTGAATACACTCGAGATGTTCAAGATATTCAAATTGATCTGGGCCCTGCTTTTATGTTCAGTCCAGACGAAGAAAAAACACTGTGGGTTAGTGGGAAAAATCAGGAAACGTTGGAAAGGGATCTGGCGACTCTTAATAAAAGCAGTGCCTACTTTTTCCGGACTGGTACTCAAGGAGGGGCTGGTCATTGGCAAGTCCTGTACTATGAGGCTGCTAAATCAGGTTGGGTTAGCTATTCATCTCAATCCAATCACTTTCAAGTGACTGACAGCAATGGGAAGTTAACAGCCAGTGGTAAGGGACTGCTTGTTCCCCATGCCAATTGGGGAAAGGAAAATGGAAATTATGCATTTTTGCTCGTAAACGCAAGTGCACAAAACATCATTCATGCAGCGAATTTCGTGTATATTTTCAGAACTCAGAATGAGGATGCTGCAATACAATATTGTGCGCTCAATCAGGCGCTTCATCCAGAAATAAAGAGAATAACTATAACCAAAGTTCAAACACAAACGAGGTTAACACCAGAGATTCATTGTCCCCGGGGAGATTTATCTTATGCGAATCTTAAAAATGTATACAGTAAGCATCTAGCCTTGTTGCATGTTATCAACCGCCTGGAAGCAGGAAGTAAAAGCTACAATCCTTACTGGATGGGTAGTCAAGAGAAGCTCAATAAAATTTTTGAGGCACTTGGACATTGTTATCAAAAAGGCCTTGATGTCGATAATGAATTAAACAATAGCAACAGCAAATTATCCAAAGCAATCAATATGCGCCGCCTCCCATCGCTTTTTAGTTTTTGGTGTGAAAAAAACGAATCTTTCGTGGAATCAAGAAAAATAATTGAAGAACACAGGATTTGCAGGCTAAATAATTTATAA
- a CDS encoding secondary thiamine-phosphate synthase enzyme YjbQ produces MLPVIDLCPNHCQNMKTYRKELWFNIPERMGFINITDKVIECLKESRIQEGLILVNAMHITASVFINDDESGLHQDYKKWLERIAPHQPIEQYRHNDTGEDNADAHIKRQIMGREVVVAITEGRLDFGPWEQIFYGEFDGHRDKRVLVKIIGQ; encoded by the coding sequence ATGTTGCCAGTTATTGATTTATGCCCAAATCATTGTCAAAACATGAAAACATACCGAAAAGAACTATGGTTTAATATCCCAGAGCGTATGGGATTTATCAATATCACAGATAAAGTCATTGAATGCTTAAAAGAAAGTCGTATTCAAGAGGGTTTAATATTGGTTAATGCCATGCACATCACCGCTTCTGTATTCATCAATGATGATGAAAGCGGCTTGCATCAGGATTATAAAAAATGGCTTGAGCGGATAGCACCCCATCAACCCATTGAGCAATACCGCCATAATGACACTGGTGAGGATAATGCTGATGCCCATATCAAACGCCAAATCATGGGGCGAGAAGTGGTTGTCGCTATTACAGAAGGAAGACTGGATTTTGGTCCATGGGAACAAATATTCTATGGTGAGTTTGACGGCCACCGTGATAAAAGAGTCCTAGTAAAGATTATCGGTCAATAA
- a CDS encoding protein SapA, with product MLICKTQITQDWVEFADKATKFAWQFGIGSLYALSDSLLIDINYNFISIGEVRNSGQYNAIAANNTPASGAPTKFTNVYSNQAEIGIHYQFNT from the coding sequence TTGTTGATTTGCAAAACCCAGATAACACAAGATTGGGTAGAGTTCGCTGACAAAGCCACAAAATTTGCCTGGCAGTTTGGTATTGGAAGCCTCTATGCCCTCAGTGACTCGTTGTTAATCGATATCAATTATAATTTTATTTCAATTGGCGAAGTGAGGAATTCAGGTCAGTATAATGCTATTGCAGCCAATAATACTCCAGCTTCAGGTGCGCCAACAAAATTCACCAACGTGTATAGCAACCAGGCTGAAATTGGTATTCATTACCAATTTAATACTTAG
- a CDS encoding alpha/beta hydrolase family protein, giving the protein MSKTIYFFSNNLKLEGKLEEPTGQCLGYVLFAHCFTCGKDIAAASRIASALVANGFAVLRFDFTGLGSSEGSFSETNFSSNVEDLVAAADYLRTHYQAPVLLIGHSLGGAAVLLAAKKITEVKAIATIGAPASAHHVKHHFSADLSKIESDGEAHVTLGPRSFTIKKQFLQDIDRYQETIKSDAGKALLIMHSPIDKVVSIKEAEKIYKAAQHPKSFISLDKADHLLSNKRDSQYAAEVIAAWASRYLAPSLEDKRAE; this is encoded by the coding sequence ATGTCTAAGACTATATATTTTTTCAGTAACAATTTGAAACTGGAAGGAAAACTGGAAGAACCAACAGGTCAATGCCTTGGTTATGTTTTATTTGCTCATTGTTTTACCTGCGGAAAAGATATAGCTGCTGCAAGCAGAATTGCCAGCGCTTTGGTTGCTAATGGATTTGCGGTGTTACGGTTTGATTTTACTGGCTTAGGTAGCAGCGAAGGTTCCTTTTCAGAAACGAATTTTTCTTCAAATGTTGAAGATTTAGTTGCTGCCGCTGACTATTTAAGGACTCATTATCAAGCACCTGTTCTTTTGATAGGCCATAGTCTTGGTGGTGCGGCTGTGCTCCTTGCCGCCAAGAAAATTACTGAAGTAAAGGCAATAGCTACTATTGGTGCTCCTGCCAGTGCTCATCATGTCAAACACCATTTTTCTGCTGATTTAAGTAAAATAGAATCTGATGGCGAAGCTCATGTTACCCTGGGCCCACGCTCATTCACTATTAAAAAACAATTTCTACAAGATATTGACAGATACCAGGAAACGATTAAAAGCGACGCTGGTAAAGCCTTACTCATTATGCACTCTCCTATAGATAAAGTGGTATCCATTAAAGAGGCAGAAAAAATCTATAAAGCCGCCCAACATCCCAAAAGTTTTATCAGCCTTGATAAGGCTGATCATTTATTAAGTAACAAAAGGGACTCACAATACGCCGCAGAGGTTATTGCTGCCTGGGCCAGCCGTTATTTAGCTCCTTCATTAGAGGATAAAAGAGCTGAGTAG